From the Bacillota bacterium genome, one window contains:
- a CDS encoding ribose ABC transporter permease codes for MPREGAPLGRTPLVEIVRRFGMALMLIVIIAVVSILNPRFFSVSNFLIIMRQVAINGTLAAGMTMVIISGGIDLSVGGNVALAGCLAAGALGATSNPAVAIIVGLGAGVVVGFINGMFVAYPKMPPFIVTLATLALCRGLTLVYTGGRPLLVDSKVFDFLGGGFVWGIPFPVLIMAAIYIIVYFLMTNTKFGRMVYAIGGNEQACRLSGINVEKYKTAVYTLSGLTAGIAAVILTARLMSAQPTAGTGYELDAIAAVILGGTSLSGGEGGITGTIIGAFIIGVLANGLNLLNVSPFYQEVAKGLVILAAVLMDKLIHTTASQVESGPPRMGERLGRQARQ; via the coding sequence ATGCCACGGGAGGGAGCGCCCTTGGGTCGCACGCCGTTGGTTGAGATCGTTAGGCGGTTCGGGATGGCACTGATGCTCATAGTCATCATCGCGGTGGTGTCTATCCTGAACCCCAGGTTTTTCAGCGTTTCCAATTTCCTCATAATCATGCGCCAGGTCGCCATTAACGGCACCTTGGCTGCCGGCATGACCATGGTCATCATTTCGGGAGGCATAGACCTGTCCGTCGGTGGAAACGTGGCGCTCGCGGGATGTCTCGCCGCAGGAGCGTTGGGCGCGACGTCAAATCCGGCGGTGGCCATCATCGTCGGACTGGGTGCCGGGGTGGTGGTTGGATTCATCAATGGGATGTTTGTCGCCTATCCCAAAATGCCCCCCTTCATTGTCACCCTGGCCACGCTCGCCCTGTGCCGTGGGCTGACCCTTGTCTACACGGGGGGACGACCGCTTCTGGTCGATTCAAAGGTATTCGACTTCCTCGGCGGCGGCTTCGTCTGGGGGATCCCGTTCCCGGTTCTGATCATGGCAGCGATCTACATCATCGTTTACTTCCTAATGACCAACACGAAGTTCGGTAGAATGGTGTATGCCATCGGCGGAAACGAACAAGCGTGTCGCCTCTCGGGTATCAATGTCGAGAAGTACAAGACGGCGGTGTACACGCTTAGCGGGCTTACAGCAGGTATAGCGGCGGTCATCCTCACCGCCCGCCTGATGTCCGCGCAGCCCACGGCGGGCACCGGGTACGAGCTGGACGCCATTGCCGCGGTGATCCTCGGTGGAACGAGCCTCTCGGGTGGAGAGGGAGGAATCACAGGCACTATCATAGGCGCGTTCATCATAGGCGTGCTCGCCAACGGCCTTAACCTTTTGAACGTGTCGCCGTTCTACCAGGAGGTTGCGAAGGGGCTCGTGATCCTTGCGGCGGTGCTCATGGATAAGCTCATTCACACCACCGCAAGCCAAGTGGAAAGCGGCCCTCCACGGATGGGCGAGAGGCTGGGTCGACAGGCAAGACAGTGA
- a CDS encoding sugar ABC transporter ATP-binding protein: MGCGLVNNDSVQTDGLPDEGGGRPHEAGGTDKAILEMVGITKRFPGVLALDSVDFRLMHGEVHAIVGENGAGKSTLIKILAGAHQKDSGVIYLEGRPVNISSPADAARLGISVIHQEFTLIPAMTVAENILLSDLPLRGAGVLDKRAMVARAAEVLDNLGVDIPPSATVRSLRVAEQQIVEIAKALSRKARIIVMDEPTAALSEMEVARLFSVIRSMVEQGVSVIYISHKLDEVFEIAHTITVLRDGRKVLTTSASLTTKEQVVHEMVGRDIGNMFPKQHVPRGDVVLEVKNIRLSGGHSPISFNVRAGEIVGIVGLMGAGQIRLARALFGLERIVAGEVRVRGKTADLRSPLAAVRAGIGLVTENRKEEGLVLPLSVAKNITLGSLDIVSRLGVISHAKEKAVVHGKVTELGIKTPSIRQLVRNLSGGNQQKVVLAKWLTVGPDVIILCEPTRGIDVGAKVEIYRLMGLMASQGKAILLISSEVPEVVAMSDRVLVMHSGRLVCELPREEVTQELVMQYATGGSALGSHAVG; the protein is encoded by the coding sequence ATGGGGTGTGGCCTGGTGAACAACGACAGCGTGCAGACGGATGGGCTCCCCGATGAAGGCGGCGGCAGGCCGCACGAAGCGGGCGGGACCGACAAGGCCATTCTCGAAATGGTCGGCATCACGAAGCGCTTTCCGGGTGTCCTTGCCCTTGACTCGGTGGATTTCCGTTTGATGCACGGCGAAGTCCACGCGATCGTCGGCGAAAACGGGGCGGGAAAGTCAACGCTCATAAAGATCCTCGCAGGCGCGCATCAGAAGGATTCTGGAGTGATATACCTCGAGGGTCGGCCGGTGAACATATCCTCCCCTGCAGACGCGGCACGTCTCGGCATCAGCGTAATACACCAAGAGTTTACGCTCATCCCCGCAATGACCGTAGCAGAGAACATACTCCTCTCGGATCTTCCTCTCCGCGGGGCAGGTGTGCTCGACAAGCGGGCCATGGTGGCACGTGCTGCAGAGGTACTCGATAACCTCGGCGTCGACATTCCTCCATCGGCGACCGTCCGGTCGCTCAGGGTCGCTGAACAACAGATAGTGGAAATAGCGAAGGCCCTGTCCCGCAAGGCCAGGATCATCGTGATGGACGAACCCACGGCTGCGCTGAGTGAGATGGAGGTCGCGAGGCTGTTCTCCGTCATTCGCTCGATGGTCGAGCAGGGTGTGTCCGTAATCTACATATCGCACAAGCTTGACGAGGTGTTCGAGATAGCCCACACGATCACCGTGCTCCGCGACGGCCGCAAGGTCCTGACCACCAGCGCCTCCCTCACAACGAAGGAGCAGGTGGTCCACGAGATGGTCGGCAGGGACATCGGAAACATGTTTCCGAAACAGCATGTGCCTCGCGGAGACGTAGTGCTCGAGGTCAAGAACATCCGTCTATCGGGAGGCCACTCTCCCATCTCGTTCAACGTCAGGGCGGGCGAGATCGTCGGCATCGTCGGCCTGATGGGCGCGGGACAGATCAGGCTCGCGAGGGCGCTTTTCGGCCTGGAGCGCATCGTCGCGGGCGAGGTGAGAGTCCGAGGGAAGACAGCCGATCTGAGGTCGCCCCTTGCGGCAGTGCGCGCGGGCATCGGGCTGGTTACGGAGAACCGAAAAGAGGAGGGCCTCGTGTTGCCGCTGTCCGTCGCCAAGAACATCACGCTCGGCAGCCTTGACATCGTGTCACGCCTCGGTGTGATATCCCATGCGAAGGAGAAGGCTGTAGTGCACGGGAAAGTCACCGAGCTCGGCATCAAGACACCGTCCATCCGCCAGCTCGTCCGGAACCTGTCCGGCGGAAACCAGCAGAAAGTGGTGTTGGCCAAGTGGCTCACGGTCGGCCCGGACGTCATCATCCTTTGCGAACCTACGCGAGGAATAGACGTCGGCGCGAAAGTGGAGATTTACAGGCTGATGGGGCTCATGGCGTCGCAGGGCAAGGCCATTCTGCTTATCTCATCGGAGGTGCCCGAAGTAGTTGCCATGAGCGATAGGGTGTTAGTGATGCACTCCGGCAGGCTCGTGTGCGAGTTGCCCAGGGAGGAAGTCACGCAGGAACTGGTCATGCAGTATGCCACGGGAGGGAGCGCCCTTGGGTCGCACGCCGTTGGTTGA
- a CDS encoding ribokinase → MSIVVVGSLNMDYVMQVDELPRVGETVFSTRYTSAPGGKGANQAAAAARLGASVKMLGCTGNDAAGRALLESLKGVGVDVSAVHFEPSQPTGSAFITVSASGANTIVVHRGANFALSPEHLKEHESLIAQANVLVTQLEIPLEAVLSALKIARRHHVVTVLNPAPSVPLPLEALELTDYLVPNETEAISLLSRLPKEGHGGSESGASGAPDLSDLSDPRRAGAVAASLAKATRGTVVITLGENGCVASTASTTGRASGAITAGAFLTSLATEGVTQAQAFSEAQAERGSAKARPGACKPCDGEEYIALPAFKVKAVDTTAAGDAFVGALAYKIDRARAQGGTGIEAFNLEDALRFASAAGAIATTKVGAQPSLPTLSEVAELMRTRTN, encoded by the coding sequence ATGAGCATAGTAGTCGTCGGAAGCCTGAACATGGACTACGTCATGCAGGTCGATGAGCTGCCCCGCGTCGGCGAGACCGTGTTCTCCACGCGGTACACTTCCGCCCCAGGCGGCAAGGGTGCGAACCAGGCAGCGGCGGCCGCTCGTCTTGGAGCGAGCGTAAAGATGCTCGGCTGCACGGGTAACGATGCGGCCGGGCGGGCCCTGCTCGAAAGCCTGAAGGGAGTTGGGGTTGACGTTTCTGCGGTGCACTTCGAACCGTCACAGCCGACAGGGTCTGCCTTCATAACGGTATCCGCCTCGGGAGCCAACACCATAGTAGTGCACCGAGGGGCCAACTTCGCGCTGTCCCCCGAGCATTTGAAGGAGCACGAAAGCCTCATCGCCCAGGCGAACGTGCTCGTGACGCAGCTTGAGATCCCTTTAGAGGCGGTGCTCTCTGCTCTGAAGATAGCGCGACGCCACCACGTGGTGACAGTCCTCAACCCGGCCCCTTCTGTGCCGCTCCCACTCGAAGCGCTCGAACTCACTGATTACCTCGTGCCCAACGAGACAGAAGCCATCTCGCTCCTCTCCCGACTGCCGAAAGAGGGTCACGGCGGCTCGGAGTCCGGAGCCTCGGGCGCACCCGACCTATCCGACCTATCAGACCCGCGGCGGGCGGGCGCCGTCGCGGCCAGTCTTGCGAAAGCGACGCGCGGCACGGTGGTCATAACCCTCGGCGAGAACGGGTGTGTGGCTTCCACGGCTTCCACGACCGGCCGCGCTTCAGGCGCTATCACCGCCGGAGCTTTCCTTACGAGCCTCGCGACCGAGGGTGTGACACAAGCTCAAGCCTTCTCGGAGGCTCAAGCCGAGCGCGGGTCGGCGAAGGCGCGCCCGGGAGCCTGCAAGCCGTGTGATGGTGAAGAGTACATCGCGTTACCGGCGTTCAAGGTGAAGGCCGTGGACACCACGGCCGCGGGCGACGCGTTCGTGGGCGCGCTGGCTTACAAGATCGACCGCGCACGTGCCCAAGGGGGCACAGGCATCGAAGCGTTCAACCTCGAGGACGCGCTCCGTTTCGCGTCGGCGGCCGGAGCCATCGCTACCACGAAGGTCGGGGCCCAGCCGTCCTTGCCCACGTTGAGCGAGGTAGCCGAGCTCATGAGAACGCGAACCAATTGA
- a CDS encoding LacI family transcriptional regulator: MQSGSGDGSISTIYEVARLAGVSVATASRALNNTGYVSKEARTRVLEAARQLNYHINVNARSLTSGKTYTIALVLPDVTNPFFPAVARGVEDAASRKGYSVILCNTDGSARKEADYLNMLRSRRVDGIIFTTSELSGARISSIIGTSTAVVLVDRDLGEPYDIVKTDNVKGGFLATNHLISLGHTRIAVISGPLSVTTGLERVQGYKNALAQAGIPFDESLVVEGDFRQQGGRAAMERLIEECGGKPSTKFSAVFACNDLMAVGALTALEDHGIAVPSEVAVVGYDDIAFASVTRPRLSTVAQPKYEMGVLAAEMLLRRMANPALPRQQEVLQPMLVIRDSTLERSLKCG; encoded by the coding sequence TTGCAGTCAGGAAGTGGGGATGGGAGCATCAGCACGATATACGAAGTCGCCAGACTCGCCGGGGTATCCGTGGCCACCGCATCGAGAGCCCTCAACAACACCGGCTATGTGAGTAAGGAAGCGAGAACCCGTGTGCTGGAGGCCGCGCGCCAGCTCAACTACCATATCAACGTGAACGCGCGCAGTCTCACCAGCGGCAAGACATACACCATAGCTTTGGTGCTGCCGGACGTAACGAACCCGTTCTTCCCAGCCGTCGCGCGTGGCGTGGAGGACGCGGCAAGCAGAAAAGGCTACAGTGTCATTCTCTGCAACACTGACGGGAGCGCGCGCAAGGAAGCCGATTACCTCAACATGCTCAGATCCCGGCGCGTCGACGGGATCATCTTCACCACGTCGGAGCTTTCGGGCGCGCGGATCAGCAGCATCATAGGGACCTCCACCGCCGTGGTGCTCGTGGACCGCGACCTCGGGGAGCCCTACGACATAGTGAAGACGGACAACGTCAAAGGCGGGTTTTTGGCCACGAATCACCTCATCAGCCTGGGTCATACGCGGATCGCCGTCATATCGGGTCCATTGAGCGTTACAACCGGGCTCGAGAGGGTGCAAGGTTACAAGAACGCCCTAGCTCAAGCCGGCATTCCCTTTGACGAATCCCTCGTTGTCGAGGGCGATTTTCGCCAGCAGGGGGGCCGGGCCGCAATGGAGCGTCTCATCGAGGAGTGCGGCGGCAAACCGTCCACGAAGTTCTCAGCCGTGTTTGCTTGCAACGATCTTATGGCTGTGGGAGCGCTAACGGCGCTCGAGGATCATGGGATCGCGGTGCCGTCGGAGGTCGCGGTGGTAGGCTACGATGATATAGCCTTCGCATCCGTGACGAGGCCGCGCCTGTCCACCGTAGCCCAACCGAAATACGAGATGGGGGTGCTCGCTGCGGAGATGCTCCTGAGGCGCATGGCCAATCCTGCTTTGCCCAGACAACAGGAGGTCCTCCAGCCGATGCTGGTGATCCGTGATTCCACACTCGAAAGGAGCTTGAAGTGTGGATGA
- a CDS encoding rubrerythrin family protein produces MELKGSKTEANLKAAFEGESQARNKYTFFASVARKEGYEQIAAIFEETAANEKEHAKLWAKALGMISDTAANLEEAANGEHYEWTTMYREFAQTAREEGFEDLARAFQEVAEVEEAHEKRYRALLERVHSGTVFRRDRPIKWHCRNCGYIHEGTEPPEVCPACAHPRSFYEPLAENY; encoded by the coding sequence ATGGAACTCAAAGGCTCGAAGACAGAGGCCAACCTCAAGGCCGCGTTCGAGGGTGAATCACAGGCCAGGAACAAGTACACGTTCTTCGCGTCAGTCGCCCGCAAAGAGGGCTACGAGCAGATCGCCGCCATTTTCGAGGAGACAGCGGCCAACGAGAAGGAGCACGCGAAGCTTTGGGCAAAGGCTCTGGGAATGATCTCCGACACCGCGGCCAACCTTGAGGAGGCCGCAAATGGCGAGCATTATGAATGGACCACTATGTACCGGGAGTTCGCGCAGACCGCGCGCGAAGAGGGATTCGAGGATCTCGCCCGGGCCTTCCAGGAAGTCGCCGAAGTGGAAGAGGCCCACGAGAAACGTTATCGGGCTCTTCTGGAGCGCGTGCACAGCGGAACTGTCTTCCGTCGCGACCGGCCGATCAAGTGGCACTGCAGGAACTGCGGATACATTCACGAAGGCACTGAGCCGCCCGAGGTGTGCCCGGCCTGCGCCCATCCGAGGTCGTTCTATGAACCGCTTGCCGAGAACTACTGA
- a CDS encoding rubredoxin translates to MKWRCQVCGYVHDGNEAPERCPKCGAPKDRFVEIDPAAAELIERSRKGNGLLCKLIAISEDLLAIADIGTEDNLDPTCVQLYKQLRVKATELRQAAKAEIAAHMSKGKWG, encoded by the coding sequence GTGAAATGGCGTTGCCAGGTGTGCGGATACGTTCATGATGGCAATGAGGCCCCGGAGCGATGCCCCAAGTGCGGAGCCCCGAAGGATAGATTCGTGGAGATCGATCCGGCTGCAGCGGAGTTGATCGAGCGGTCGAGGAAGGGCAACGGTCTCCTTTGCAAGTTGATCGCCATCAGTGAGGATCTCCTTGCCATAGCGGACATAGGCACAGAAGACAACCTCGATCCCACCTGCGTGCAGCTCTATAAGCAGCTGAGAGTGAAAGCGACCGAGCTTCGCCAGGCCGCAAAGGCCGAGATCGCCGCGCACATGTCAAAGGGCAAGTGGGGTTGA
- a CDS encoding Rrf2 family transcriptional regulator: MVVITSKVEYLLLILVDLATNRASGYTLSRDVAERQGIPPKYMPQLMALLTKRGWAASARGAGGGVRLIADPRDITIKDVIETAGERFQIKPCVDERYPCPRRERCPLWPVWVNAQRQVDRVMESTTLAALIESRGNSDSEGGSQ; encoded by the coding sequence ATGGTAGTGATCACGAGCAAGGTTGAGTACCTCCTTCTGATACTAGTCGACCTCGCAACGAACAGAGCGTCAGGATACACACTTTCCCGGGATGTGGCGGAAAGACAAGGCATCCCGCCCAAATACATGCCCCAGCTCATGGCGCTCCTTACCAAAAGGGGATGGGCAGCCTCCGCGCGGGGTGCAGGGGGAGGGGTCAGACTGATTGCGGACCCAAGAGACATCACCATTAAAGACGTGATCGAGACTGCGGGTGAGAGGTTCCAGATCAAGCCGTGCGTGGACGAGCGCTACCCGTGCCCTAGGAGAGAGCGATGCCCGCTCTGGCCGGTATGGGTGAACGCTCAGAGACAGGTCGACAGGGTGATGGAGAGCACGACGCTTGCAGCGCTGATTGAAAGCAGAGGAAACAGTGACAGTGAAGGAGGGTCACAATGA
- the glpK gene encoding glycerol kinase GlpK, whose amino-acid sequence MRGHYVMSLDQGTTSSRAMIFDHDARPVAFAAKEFPQIYPRPGWVEHDPMDIWRTQIEVAREAITRAGLEVEDIAAIGITNQRETTILWDRATGEPVYNAIVWQCRRSASICDGLKAGGWSAKVAEKTGLVIDAYFSATKVKWLLDNIPGLRERARRGEILFGTVDTWLIWNLTGGRVHATDYSNASRTMMFNIHTLDWDDEILAYLDIPRAMLPDVRPSSYLYGETEPGILCSDGDGPAATASAHSARVPIAGDAGDQQAALFGQACFELGMVKNTYGTGCFVLMNTGDQPVRSKGGLLTTVAWGVGGKVEYALEGSVFIAGAAVQWLRDELKLIATAAESEERAAAVPDSGGVYVVPAFVGLGAPYWDMYARGTIVGLTRGTSRDHLIRATLESIAYQSRDVVEAMARDSGIQLASLRADCGAARNNLLMQFQADILGVAVERPQVTETTALGAAYLAGLATGFWRDRAEVAGLWRAERRFEPAMEEKERKRLYSGWLEAVARSRGWEKDRQG is encoded by the coding sequence ATGAGAGGGCACTATGTCATGTCGCTCGACCAGGGCACGACGAGCTCCCGGGCGATGATCTTCGACCACGACGCACGGCCCGTGGCCTTCGCGGCCAAGGAGTTTCCGCAGATTTATCCGCGGCCGGGCTGGGTGGAACACGACCCGATGGACATCTGGCGCACTCAGATAGAGGTGGCACGGGAGGCCATCACCAGAGCGGGGCTCGAGGTGGAGGACATCGCTGCCATCGGCATCACGAACCAGCGCGAGACCACGATCCTTTGGGACCGCGCGACCGGCGAGCCGGTCTACAACGCCATCGTCTGGCAGTGTCGCCGGAGCGCTTCCATATGCGATGGCCTCAAGGCTGGCGGATGGAGCGCGAAGGTGGCCGAGAAGACCGGTCTCGTCATCGACGCATACTTCTCCGCGACCAAGGTGAAGTGGCTCCTCGACAATATCCCGGGGCTGCGCGAGCGGGCGCGTCGGGGCGAGATCTTGTTTGGCACGGTGGACACGTGGCTCATCTGGAACCTCACGGGGGGACGTGTGCACGCGACCGACTATTCCAACGCTTCCAGGACCATGATGTTCAACATACACACGCTTGATTGGGACGACGAGATCTTGGCTTACCTTGACATCCCCAGAGCCATGCTTCCCGACGTAAGGCCTTCCTCATACTTGTACGGCGAGACTGAGCCGGGTATCCTGTGCTCCGACGGCGATGGCCCAGCAGCAACGGCCTCCGCTCACTCAGCCCGCGTCCCGATCGCTGGGGACGCGGGGGACCAGCAGGCGGCCCTCTTCGGACAGGCGTGCTTCGAGCTAGGGATGGTCAAGAACACATACGGGACAGGCTGTTTCGTGTTGATGAACACGGGTGATCAGCCCGTGCGCTCGAAGGGCGGCCTTCTCACCACGGTAGCCTGGGGCGTCGGCGGCAAGGTCGAGTACGCGCTGGAGGGGAGCGTATTCATTGCGGGGGCTGCCGTCCAGTGGCTGAGGGACGAACTCAAGCTCATCGCGACCGCGGCCGAGTCTGAGGAGCGGGCCGCGGCCGTGCCCGACTCGGGCGGCGTGTACGTCGTGCCCGCTTTTGTGGGGCTCGGCGCGCCATACTGGGACATGTACGCCCGCGGCACGATAGTGGGGCTCACGCGCGGCACGAGCAGAGATCACCTCATTCGCGCGACTCTGGAGTCCATAGCTTACCAATCCCGGGATGTCGTGGAGGCCATGGCGAGGGACTCCGGCATCCAACTCGCGTCGCTTCGCGCGGACTGCGGCGCGGCGCGCAACAACCTGCTCATGCAATTCCAAGCTGATATTCTTGGCGTCGCCGTGGAGCGACCTCAAGTCACGGAGACCACAGCGCTCGGCGCGGCGTATCTCGCGGGCCTCGCGACGGGGTTCTGGAGGGACAGGGCAGAGGTGGCCGGACTTTGGCGTGCCGAGAGGCGGTTCGAGCCGGCCATGGAGGAGAAAGAACGCAAGCGGCTGTACAGCGGCTGGTTGGAGGCGGTGGCTCGTTCCCGGGGTTGGGAGAAGGATAGACAAGGATGA
- a CDS encoding PDZ domain-containing protein encodes MSQRRDRWDRRDRRDWRDRGDRRDRNRATALFIVFVAISVAAGLVTLLSDEPGAATGAVTKGSGLQNSNEVPALGWGGETLLEPEDMLEDLEYLSSVVRQVHPAMSGRSLQGRAAAEEFAARVEAAKVELSEPLPSWRFFALVSAVMVSLGDAHTCVWLPGTAGVLPVQLTWAEDGVVVSGVFDPDLLVRPGDELVTLGGRTPQQLLEELCAWVPHGNLYWVKALAGRYLASPLVLKGLGLVSARGHAGAAPGCEVEEASGREEVVQREEIVQMVVRRAADAAGNGGVLAVDVPIWDELTVTGIVSGTDPATGRGADSPAAEAGVKPGDRVLAADGATVHSADDLARAVQRCGQEGRALALEVLRRGERLEFSIRPMPRFAQGPGRTGSTETAYVIGVTLGGVPVSGERERPWFGWTVDGSAGFGLFWLDECSNTREYRRAVDEFFAAVRKDGVERVAVDLRRNGGGDSMVAGAFLKYLPYTYGDLRAPSRSTRRSPQLARQRGPWLRLLTWLGETFFNGRWLPHPIQPRARASELFRGEVYVLTSWHSFSAAVDFAAILQDNRLARVIGAPTGGTPTEYGDTLSFSMPNTGWRFSVSTTWFVRPDPARDPADALYPDIHIPTTVQDIREGRDPVLEWLRSRSPQALSVTAP; translated from the coding sequence TTGAGCCAGCGGAGGGACCGGTGGGACCGAAGGGACCGGAGAGACTGGAGAGACCGAGGAGACCGGAGAGATCGGAACAGAGCCACAGCCCTTTTCATAGTTTTCGTTGCCATATCGGTGGCAGCGGGGCTCGTTACCCTGCTATCAGATGAGCCCGGTGCTGCGACAGGCGCGGTTACAAAGGGGTCAGGTCTTCAGAATTCGAATGAAGTGCCTGCCCTGGGATGGGGCGGAGAGACGCTGCTCGAGCCGGAAGACATGCTGGAAGACCTTGAGTACCTAAGCTCAGTGGTACGGCAGGTCCATCCCGCTATGAGCGGCCGATCCCTTCAGGGTCGTGCCGCTGCGGAGGAGTTCGCGGCGCGAGTGGAGGCGGCCAAGGTGGAGCTGAGCGAGCCCTTGCCCTCCTGGCGCTTCTTTGCTCTCGTCTCTGCGGTCATGGTGTCCCTGGGGGATGCCCACACATGCGTGTGGCTCCCAGGCACTGCTGGGGTACTGCCCGTACAACTCACATGGGCCGAGGACGGAGTCGTGGTGAGCGGCGTTTTCGATCCGGACCTTCTCGTGCGGCCCGGGGACGAGCTCGTGACCCTGGGCGGCCGCACGCCCCAGCAATTGCTGGAGGAGCTTTGCGCCTGGGTTCCCCACGGAAACCTCTATTGGGTCAAGGCTCTCGCTGGCAGGTACCTAGCAAGTCCTCTGGTCCTGAAGGGCTTGGGACTTGTATCTGCGCGGGGGCATGCGGGCGCGGCACCGGGATGCGAAGTTGAAGAGGCGTCTGGGCGGGAAGAGGTTGTTCAGCGGGAAGAGATCGTTCAGATGGTAGTTCGTCGCGCGGCGGACGCGGCAGGCAACGGCGGGGTGCTTGCCGTGGACGTCCCGATATGGGACGAACTCACAGTCACCGGGATCGTGTCCGGTACCGACCCGGCAACCGGCCGGGGGGCTGATTCGCCGGCCGCTGAAGCAGGTGTGAAACCAGGCGACAGGGTGCTCGCGGCGGACGGGGCCACTGTCCACTCCGCGGACGATCTCGCTCGTGCGGTCCAGAGATGCGGTCAGGAGGGGCGGGCGCTGGCCCTGGAAGTGCTGCGCAGGGGCGAGCGGCTCGAGTTCAGCATCCGTCCGATGCCCAGATTCGCACAGGGCCCCGGTCGCACCGGGTCTACGGAGACGGCCTACGTGATCGGCGTGACGCTCGGCGGCGTGCCTGTGTCCGGAGAGAGGGAGCGGCCGTGGTTCGGCTGGACCGTCGACGGGTCCGCGGGATTCGGCCTGTTCTGGCTGGATGAATGTAGCAACACCAGAGAATACCGCCGCGCCGTGGACGAGTTCTTCGCCGCGGTCCGAAAGGACGGTGTCGAGAGGGTCGCTGTCGATCTGCGACGTAACGGCGGGGGCGATTCCATGGTGGCGGGCGCGTTTCTCAAATACTTGCCATACACGTACGGAGACCTGCGCGCTCCGTCCCGCAGCACCCGCCGCTCGCCGCAGCTAGCCCGGCAGCGCGGTCCTTGGCTTCGCTTACTTACGTGGCTAGGCGAGACGTTCTTCAACGGACGCTGGCTCCCCCATCCGATCCAGCCTCGAGCGCGCGCGAGCGAGCTCTTCCGTGGCGAGGTTTACGTCCTGACCTCGTGGCATTCTTTCAGCGCCGCTGTGGATTTCGCGGCGATTCTACAAGACAACCGCCTTGCCAGGGTGATTGGAGCCCCGACGGGCGGCACACCTACTGAGTACGGCGACACGCTGAGTTTCTCCATGCCGAACACCGGCTGGCGTTTCTCCGTGTCGACCACCTGGTTCGTCAGGCCCGATCCTGCTCGTGATCCCGCGGATGCGCTTTATCCGGACATCCATATCCCCACGACCGTCCAGGACATTCGAGAGGGACGCGACCCCGTGTTGGAATGGCTTCGCTCTCGTTCCCCACAGGCGCTGTCCGTGACAGCACCGTGA